The following coding sequences are from one Haliotis asinina isolate JCU_RB_2024 chromosome 3, JCU_Hal_asi_v2, whole genome shotgun sequence window:
- the LOC137278767 gene encoding octapeptide-repeat protein T2-like: MSRGGERRGEEKKEGGGGEKEEKDEEEEKEDEEEEKEEEEKKAEEEKGRRRRRRRGRRRRKRGREGGEGGGGREGGEKGKGRRREGRGRGGEEEKEERRRKRRRRRRR; the protein is encoded by the exons ATGTCAA gaggaggagaaagaaGAGGCGAGGAGAAGAAGGAGGGAGGAGGAGGGGAGAAGGAAGAGAAGGATGAGGAAGAAGAGAAGGAGGATGAAGAAGAGGAGAAGGAAGAGGAGGAGAAGAAGGCGGAGGAAGAGAAGgggaggaggagaagaagaaggaggGGAAGGAGAAGGAGGAAGAGGGGGAGAgaaggaggagaaggaggaggTGGAAGAGAAGGAGGAGAGAAGGGGAAGGGGAGAAGAAGAGAAGGAAGAGGAAGGggaggagaagaagagaaggaGGAGagaaggaggaagaggaggagaaggagaagaagaTGA